The bacterium BMS3Abin08 sequence TGAGGGGTAGGATTTATGCCTGATATGGATATAATTCTTGCAAAGGTCGGCAATATCCAAAGGTGTCTGAGACGAATCAAAGAGACAACGGGTCTCAGGCCCGAAAGCCTCGAGAACATAGATAAACAGGATATTTTTATTCTTAATTTACAGAGAGCGATAGAGGCTACACTTGACATTGCTATACATATAGTTGCTTCCGAGGGGCTGGGGCTTGCAACAACAATAAAGGAAAATTTCAAGTTGCTGCGGGATGCAGGAATAATTGATGATAAACTTATGAAGAAGATGCAGGCAATGGTTGGGTTCAGAAATATAGCGATCCATGACTATACTTCAATCGAGCTTGATATCCTGAAGTCAATATTGTCAAATAATCTTAAGGATATTGAAGAGTTTTATACTGTAATAATTAAAAAATATTCTTGAAAATAAAGGGTAAGTATTATTGTGCCCTGCTTTTGAACCAAACAGACCAAATGACATATATCAGATGAACATACCATTCCAAAATCCTACGAGAAAACTTTAACGTTGTTGCATAGTGTGAAAGTCAAAAATACTGTATTCCGTCATTCCCACAATCCCGAACGCTTTCGGGAGCCGGGAATCCTTCTTGAAGAACGCTTCCCCGAACGCTTCCCCGAACGCTTTCGGGGAATGACGTAATAACGGCAACTGTTCGACTTCATACACAGACTCTAATTAGTCCCTCTTTCCCAAAGGGAAAAAGCCTTATGCCCTGAACCGGCTGAAGGCACCGGGGATTCCTTCAATGACATCTCCGGCAATAAGGGAGTGCTCTCCCGTCCTTTCTGCTGCGATATCGCCTGCAAGTCCATGGAGATATACACCGAGGATTGATGCCTCAAGTGGCGGGAGGTTCTGTCCGGTAAGGGATGCGATCATGCCGGTAAGGACATCACCTGTTCCAGCAGTTGACATGCCGGGGTTTCCGGTGCTGTTGATAAAAACCCGGCCTTCAGGGGATGCAACGATGGTGGGAGACCCCTTCAGCACGATACAACAGCCCGTATCTTCTGAGAGTTTCCTTGCAATCCCTATCGGGTCACCCTTTATATCACCGGGCTTTATCCTCAAAAGCCGGGCCATCTCTCCAATGTGCGGGGTGAGAACCGAAGGGGGTCTCAGGCTTTTAATAAATCCCGGCAACTCCCTTTTATCCAGCGTTGAGAGGGCAAAGAGTGCATCTGCATCAATCACCATGGGGAGAGGCGATCTCCTTATCACCTCGAGTATAAAGCCAACCGTTGCCTTTTCCCTCCCGAGCCCCGGACCGATGGCAACAACGTCGGCCCTCTCATGCAGAAAACCGAGAACCTCCTCAACCCCTTCAGGGGAGACCGTTCCATCGTCGGTACAAGGGAGCGGGAGGGTCATTTCTTCGAGGATTGCAGGGGCTACGGAATCAATGACAGGGCCTGCTGAAGCTATGGTTACAAGCCCGGCCCCCGACCTCAGGACCGCCCTGGCTGAAAGCAGGGCCGCTCCGGTCTTTCCCTGCGACCCCCCTACTACCAGTACATGCCCGTACATCCCCTTATATGAGTCCCTCACCCTTGAAGGCAGAAGAGGACCGGCAAGGTCCTTATCAATCAGTTCAACAGCCGGCCCCTCACGGGTAAGGAGTTCATGAGGGAAGCCTATATCCTCAATATAGAGTTTGCCCGAATGCTCAGCGCCGGGTGAAAGAACGTGGCCGAGCTTCGGCAGACCGAATGTAACCGTAACATCGGCCCTGATTGCAGCACCCATAACCTTTCCGTCATCCGATGATATGCCTGTAGGAATATCAACAGCAAAAACGGTATTCCCGGCATCATTCACCCTCTCTATCAACCCTGCTATCTTCTCCTTGACGGGCTTGTTAAGACCGGTCCCTATGACGGCATCCACAACCACCACATTCTGAAGGTCCCCTGTCCCCGGGAGTATACCTTCAGAGATCTTCAGGCCTGTCTTCTTTGCAATCGTGAACTGGCTTTTGCAATCCCTGCTTAACCTGTCAGTAGTTGACAGGAGATATACAGACACATCCAGGCCTTTATTATGGAGATTCCGTGCTACCACAAGCCCGTCACCCCCGTTGTTCCCTCCGCCTGAAAGGACAACGACCCTTTTGGAAGGGTCGCAGAGATCCATAATCCTTCCGACAACTGCAAGCCCCGCGCGTTCCATCAGCACGGAAGAGGTGATACCGTACTCCTCGATGGTAACCCTGTCAATCTCTCTCATCTCTTCTGCATTTACAATCTTCATGGCACCTCATCTAACTCAATTTTTCTATCTGTCATTCCCGCAATCCCGAACGCTTTCGG is a genomic window containing:
- the nnr_2 gene encoding bifunctional NAD(P)H-hydrate repair enzyme Nnr codes for the protein MKIVNAEEMREIDRVTIEEYGITSSVLMERAGLAVVGRIMDLCDPSKRVVVLSGGGNNGGDGLVVARNLHNKGLDVSVYLLSTTDRLSRDCKSQFTIAKKTGLKISEGILPGTGDLQNVVVVDAVIGTGLNKPVKEKIAGLIERVNDAGNTVFAVDIPTGISSDDGKVMGAAIRADVTVTFGLPKLGHVLSPGAEHSGKLYIEDIGFPHELLTREGPAVELIDKDLAGPLLPSRVRDSYKGMYGHVLVVGGSQGKTGAALLSARAVLRSGAGLVTIASAGPVIDSVAPAILEEMTLPLPCTDDGTVSPEGVEEVLGFLHERADVVAIGPGLGREKATVGFILEVIRRSPLPMVIDADALFALSTLDKRELPGFIKSLRPPSVLTPHIGEMARLLRIKPGDIKGDPIGIARKLSEDTGCCIVLKGSPTIVASPEGRVFINSTGNPGMSTAGTGDVLTGMIASLTGQNLPPLEASILGVYLHGLAGDIAAERTGEHSLIAGDVIEGIPGAFSRFRA